A window of the Polaribacter batillariae genome harbors these coding sequences:
- a CDS encoding dihydrodipicolinate synthase family protein, which translates to MSMQWNGVMPAVFTWLKESKSGALEIDFDTTQKQAAGILKTQGKGGTRMSGLVGSGTLGENSYLSNKQRLSLLESLSEVAKEYNVPLISGAAAETKEELAKIVEGLATVGVDTVMVMPPKTKVVPSEKEMYDYYALAEATAKDVGVTMMPYNNPDAAGYHPLSTDLLLKLSVLPKVTALKISTIDVSIIETLMLENKDLKVLAGVDTVTVYAGLAGASGGITGVGTIFPKASVTMQEYVVNGDWAEANKISQALNSLSYLDAQPLLMEYLKLAMGIHHNDVAGGLRTFGKKLTQHQIDDVNARYILAKERLEALDLIS; encoded by the coding sequence ATGAGTATGCAATGGAATGGTGTAATGCCTGCAGTGTTTACATGGCTAAAAGAATCAAAATCAGGCGCTCTTGAAATAGACTTTGATACAACACAAAAACAGGCCGCAGGTATTTTAAAAACTCAAGGAAAAGGTGGAACTAGAATGAGCGGACTTGTAGGTTCTGGTACTTTAGGTGAGAATAGCTACTTGAGCAACAAACAGCGTCTTTCTTTACTTGAATCACTCTCTGAGGTTGCTAAAGAATATAATGTTCCGTTGATTAGTGGAGCCGCAGCAGAAACCAAAGAAGAACTTGCTAAAATCGTTGAAGGACTTGCAACAGTTGGAGTGGATACAGTTATGGTGATGCCACCAAAAACGAAGGTGGTTCCTTCTGAAAAAGAAATGTACGATTATTATGCACTTGCAGAAGCAACTGCAAAAGATGTTGGTGTAACAATGATGCCTTATAACAATCCTGATGCAGCAGGTTATCATCCACTCTCAACTGACCTTCTTCTTAAACTTTCTGTACTTCCTAAAGTAACAGCTTTAAAAATATCAACTATAGATGTTTCAATTATTGAAACGCTGATGTTAGAGAACAAAGATTTAAAAGTGTTGGCAGGAGTAGATACAGTGACTGTATATGCAGGACTTGCAGGAGCAAGTGGTGGAATTACAGGTGTAGGTACTATCTTCCCAAAAGCAAGTGTTACTATGCAAGAGTATGTTGTAAATGGAGATTGGGCTGAGGCAAATAAAATTTCTCAGGCTTTAAATTCTTTATCATATCTAGATGCTCAGCCACTACTTATGGAATATCTTAAACTAGCTATGGGAATACATCATAATGATGTTGCAGGAGGGCTGCGTACATTTGGTAAAAAATTAACGCAACATCAAATTGATGATGTGAATGCAAGATATATTTTAGCAAAAGAAAGACTTGAAGCTTTAGACTTAATAAGTTAA
- a CDS encoding AraC family transcriptional regulator encodes MKVLPFQIPKPENDALVFQEDIEFAFYNKLHQHEEIQISFIVKGEGTLIVGDTITNYETGNILVLGSNLPHVFQSTEKLKEKSHMITLFFTENSFGSNFFELQELNEIKPFFKQAKHGFKITDDKDISKLFLELKTASKLERLIALLQLLKRVTSLEYESLSSFIYEKKYTAVEGKRMRDVFEFTMRNFTEDISLNEIANVASMTKNAFCKYFKKRTNKSYFRFLNELRIENASKLIVANTDFTLAEIAYNSGFKNISNFNRHFKSIKKMSPSNFRKHYNS; translated from the coding sequence ATGAAAGTTTTACCTTTTCAAATACCCAAACCCGAAAATGATGCCCTTGTTTTTCAGGAGGATATTGAATTTGCTTTTTACAACAAACTGCATCAGCATGAAGAAATTCAAATAAGTTTTATAGTAAAAGGTGAAGGAACTTTAATTGTGGGTGATACCATTACTAATTACGAAACAGGAAATATTTTAGTTTTAGGTAGTAATTTACCACACGTTTTTCAGAGTACAGAAAAGCTAAAAGAGAAATCACATATGATTACACTCTTTTTTACCGAAAATTCTTTTGGTAGTAATTTTTTCGAACTGCAAGAACTAAATGAAATAAAGCCTTTTTTTAAACAAGCAAAGCATGGTTTTAAAATAACTGATGATAAAGATATTTCTAAACTTTTTTTAGAATTAAAAACTGCTTCTAAACTAGAGCGATTGATTGCTTTATTACAGCTTCTTAAACGAGTAACATCTTTAGAATACGAGAGTTTGTCTTCTTTTATTTATGAAAAAAAATATACAGCAGTAGAAGGTAAAAGAATGCGAGATGTTTTTGAGTTTACCATGCGTAACTTTACAGAAGATATTTCTTTAAATGAAATTGCAAATGTTGCTTCGATGACAAAAAATGCGTTTTGTAAATACTTTAAAAAACGAACAAACAAAAGCTATTTCCGTTTTTTAAATGAATTAAGAATCGAAAATGCAAGTAAATTAATTGTTGCTAATACCGATTTTACTTTAGCAGAAATTGCTTATAATTCTGGGTTTAAAAATATCTCTAATTTTAACAGACATTTTAAAAGCATCAAAAAAATGAGTCCTTCTAATTTTAGAAAGCATTACAATTCTTAA